One genomic segment of Ipomoea triloba cultivar NCNSP0323 chromosome 9, ASM357664v1 includes these proteins:
- the LOC116029754 gene encoding chromo domain-containing protein LHP1-like, with translation MVEGEDWSSEGEFEEEDKVDENGESSNEDEGEQGKGEIEQNGLPDGLFYLVEAVSKKRVRQVGIPVGWPEKSNTWEPMENLASITDMIDEFEESLAKTKQQKKPLPSPSPVVIKKKNVYCANAGKTKECSKTMESPTNGQPQNQFGTKLIISEPKEELAVPKTNMASEDKSLQRSQEAQSVGGAKKKKRESGLSAKKFKFPKRGECVDLWNLGDDHFADKDLD, from the exons ATGGTGGAGGGGGAAGATTGGTCTTCAGAGGGAGAGTTTGAGGAGGAAGACAAAGTAGACGAGAATGGTGAATCAAGCAATGAGGATGAGGGAGAGCAGGGAAAAGGTGAAATTGAACAAAACGGGCTACCAGATGGATTATTTTACCTAGTTGAGGCCGTGAGTAAGAAGCGAGTTCGACAGGTTGGGATTcc GGTGGGTTGGCCGGAGAAGTCAAACACGTGGGAGCCGATGGAGAATTTGGCATCTATCACCGATATGATAGATGAATTCGAAGAAAG TTTGGCTAAAACGAAACAACAGAAGAAACCTTTACCTTCCCCTTCCCCTGTGGTGATCAAGAAGAAGAATGTATATTGTGCCAATGCTGGGAAGACAAAGGAGTGTTCAAAGACAATGGAATCCCCAACAAATGGGCAACCTCAAAATCAATTTGGCACAAAGTTAATAATAAGTGAACCTAAAGAAGAATTAGCTGTGCCCAAAACCAATATGGCTAGTGAGGATAAATCCTTACAACGCTCTCAGGAAGCCCAATCTGTTGGAGGggctaagaagaagaagagggagTCTGGTCTCTCGGCTAAGAAGTTTAAATTTCCTAAACGTGGTGAGTGTGTGGATCTGTGGAACCTTGGGGATGATCACTTTGCTGATAAAGACCTTGACTGA